Proteins from a genomic interval of Anatilimnocola floriformis:
- a CDS encoding DUF5615 family PIN-like protein → MLYSNENFPKPVVDELRGLGHDVLTVLEAGKAEQAIPDDEVLSFALGLGRAVLTLNRKHFIQLHKEHPNHAGIVVCTLDTDFCGQAARIDAELKQNEQLAGKLLRVNRPR, encoded by the coding sequence ATGCTCTATTCCAACGAAAATTTCCCAAAGCCAGTCGTTGATGAACTGCGCGGTTTGGGGCACGATGTCCTGACGGTTTTGGAAGCCGGCAAGGCAGAGCAAGCAATTCCTGATGATGAAGTTCTGTCCTTTGCACTTGGCTTGGGACGAGCCGTACTGACCCTCAACCGAAAGCACTTCATTCAATTGCACAAAGAACATCCCAATCACGCAGGGATTGTGGTGTGCACGCTGGACACGGATTTTTGCGGTCAGGCCGCGCGGATTGATGCCGAACTCAAACAGAACGAACAACTCGCAGGCAAGTTGCTGCGAGTAAATCGGCCTCGATAA
- a CDS encoding DUF433 domain-containing protein, translating to MSPALEQAALLIAGLTRAEKAQLVQSVIGDLGDVLPGIESRTGVCGGEACIVRTRIPVWVLEQARRLGASEAQILQMYPTLRAEDLVHAWTYIRSRRDEIEQAIRENEDA from the coding sequence ATGTCGCCCGCACTAGAACAAGCAGCACTACTAATCGCTGGATTGACCCGCGCAGAAAAGGCGCAATTGGTTCAATCCGTCATCGGCGATTTAGGAGATGTCTTGCCAGGTATCGAAAGTCGCACGGGGGTTTGCGGCGGAGAAGCCTGCATCGTACGTACCAGAATACCTGTCTGGGTGCTGGAGCAGGCTCGTCGCTTGGGTGCAAGCGAAGCTCAGATTCTGCAAATGTATCCCACGCTGCGGGCTGAGGATCTTGTTCACGCTTGGACCTATATACGATCGCGCCGTGATGAGATCGAGCAGGCAATCCGTGAAAATGAGGATGCCTGA
- a CDS encoding flavoprotein: MKQREIIVGVTGGVAAYKSAMLVSRLVQAGVGVTAVTTRAAEQFIGPPALAALSGRPVARELFDPAFPLGAHITLAERGELLVIVPASADFMAKAAHGLADDLLSTLYLAFTGPVLMAPAMNTAMWNHVAVQRNVQRLRDDSVEFIDPESGWLSCRQQGAGRMAAWEAIAAAVQKRLDMLPPRDA, from the coding sequence ATGAAGCAGCGCGAGATTATCGTCGGCGTGACCGGTGGCGTGGCGGCGTATAAGTCCGCCATGCTCGTCAGTCGCCTGGTGCAAGCGGGCGTCGGCGTAACGGCGGTCACCACGCGCGCCGCCGAGCAATTCATCGGCCCACCAGCCTTGGCCGCGCTCTCGGGCCGGCCCGTTGCTCGCGAACTCTTCGATCCGGCCTTTCCCCTCGGCGCGCACATCACGCTCGCCGAGCGTGGCGAACTCCTGGTCATCGTGCCCGCCTCTGCCGACTTCATGGCCAAGGCAGCCCACGGCCTTGCCGATGATTTGCTCTCGACGCTCTATCTAGCCTTCACCGGCCCCGTGCTGATGGCCCCGGCGATGAACACGGCGATGTGGAACCACGTCGCCGTGCAACGCAACGTGCAGCGCCTGCGGGACGACAGCGTGGAATTTATCGATCCCGAATCGGGCTGGCTCAGCTGCCGCCAACAAGGGGCCGGTCGTATGGCAGCCTGGGAAGCCATCGCCGCGGCAGTGCAAAAGCGTTTGGACATGCTGCCACCGCGTGATGCATAA
- a CDS encoding DNA-directed RNA polymerase subunit omega encodes MLDDLREEGIVNKVGGRFKLSTLIQKRMVQLNKGGHALVDMNTQDKMQVVLEEILQDKIFLDASNNLKTTEFQGTGETMELDLGDL; translated from the coding sequence ATGCTTGATGACTTGCGCGAAGAAGGAATTGTGAACAAGGTCGGCGGCCGCTTTAAGCTCAGCACGCTCATCCAAAAGCGGATGGTGCAGCTGAACAAGGGTGGGCACGCCCTGGTGGATATGAACACGCAAGACAAGATGCAAGTCGTGCTGGAAGAGATCCTGCAGGACAAGATCTTCCTGGATGCGTCGAACAACCTGAAGACCACCGAGTTCCAAGGAACCGGCGAGACGATGGAACTCGACCTCGGGGATTTGTAG
- the gmk gene encoding guanylate kinase: MNLKPPTATSPAVSTGRMIVISGPSGAGKSTVVRELLKGCGLPLTLSVSATTRAPRAGEVHEQDYIFLPRDEFDRRRRAGEFLESKEVYGRGDWYGTLQSQVAAGLADGKWVILEIDVDGMQSVVERYPETITFFIHCGDIDELERRLRTRNTDSEDAIRRRLEVARHELAYQNRYRYQILNDDVDQSVRRICDILQQLQLGASTNA, encoded by the coding sequence ATGAACCTCAAACCACCAACAGCGACCTCTCCCGCCGTCAGCACCGGCCGGATGATCGTAATTTCCGGTCCTTCGGGGGCCGGGAAGTCGACGGTGGTGCGCGAACTGCTGAAGGGTTGCGGCTTGCCGCTGACGCTCAGTGTTTCGGCGACCACGCGGGCTCCGCGGGCAGGCGAGGTTCACGAGCAGGACTACATTTTCCTTCCTCGCGACGAGTTCGACCGCCGCCGCCGGGCCGGCGAGTTTCTCGAAAGCAAGGAAGTGTACGGCCGCGGCGACTGGTACGGCACGCTGCAAAGTCAAGTTGCCGCTGGCCTTGCGGACGGGAAGTGGGTAATCTTGGAGATAGACGTCGACGGCATGCAGTCGGTCGTCGAGCGTTATCCTGAGACGATTACCTTTTTCATTCACTGCGGCGACATCGATGAACTCGAGCGCCGGCTGCGAACCCGCAACACCGACAGCGAAGATGCCATCCGCCGTCGGTTGGAAGTGGCCCGCCACGAACTCGCTTATCAGAACCGTTACCGCTATCAGATCCTGAACGACGACGTCGACCAGTCGGTCCGTCGCATTTGTGATATTTTGCAGCAATTGCAGTTGGGAGCTAGTACGAATGCTTGA